Proteins encoded within one genomic window of Urocitellus parryii isolate mUroPar1 chromosome 16, mUroPar1.hap1, whole genome shotgun sequence:
- the LOC113201396 gene encoding uncharacterized protein LOC113201396 — MLETYSNLVFVAMTSHHPREILPEQGIKEREGRYGKCDLDSLQLRKQWENIENTYQYEKCNTLKNFTQHHSVHTGDMPSKCKECDKTSNKSSNLICHQWTHPGELPHMCKQFFKAFSQKPTLKNHHRIHTGKKPYKCKVCGKSFNINSNLHRHNRIHTGEKPYKCKVCGKSFNTNAHLGRHNRIHTGEKPFKCKVCGKSFNTNAHLGRHNRIHTGEKPYKCKVCGKSFNTNSLLNQHNRIHTGEKPYKCKVCGKSFSHKASLIEHQRTHTGEKPYKCKVCGKSFSHKASLTQHQRIHTGEKPYKCKECGKVFKSISSRNYHKMIHTGEKPYKCRECGKAFNTISHLSRHKRIHTGENPYKCEECGKTFRQRCALTQHQRFHTGEKLYKCKECGKAFNSISHLDRHKSIHTGEKPYKCLECGNTFKTVSHLSCHKRIHTVEKPHKCEECGKAFNSISRRNYHKSIHTGEKPYKCEKCGKTFRQRWSLTQHQRIHTGEKPYKCKECGKAFKSISQLNCHKRIHTGEKPYKCEECGKTFRQRWSLTQHQRIHTGEKPYKCKECGKAFKSISQLNCHKRIHTGEKPYKCEECGKTFRERWPLTQHQRIHSGEKPYKCKECAKAFNSISHLDRHKRIHTGEKPYKCRECGKAFNTVSHLSRHEKIHTG; from the exons atgttggagacCTACAGCAACCTGGTCTTTGTCG ccatgacttctcatcatcctcgagaaattttaccagagcagggaataaaagagagagagggaagatatgGAAAGTGTGACCTTGACTCTTTACAACTAaggaaacaatgggaaaatatag agaacACCTACCAATATGAAAAATGCAACACACTCAAAaactttactcaacatcacagtgttcatacAGGAGATATGCCAAGCAAATGCAAAGAGTGTGataaaacttctaataaaagctccaatcttatttgtcaccagtggacacACCCTGGAGAGCTGCCCCACATGtgtaaacaattttttaaagcttttagtCAAAAACCAACCCTTAAAAACCAccacaggattcatactggaaagaagccctacaaatgtaaagtgtgtggcaagagttttaatataAACTCGAATCTTCatcgccacaacaggattcatactggagagaagccctacaaatgtaaagtgtgtggcaaaagttttaacaCAAATGCACATCTTGgtcgccacaacaggattcatactggagagaagcccttcaaatgtaaagtgtgtggcaaaagcTTTAACACAAACGCACATCTTGgtcgccacaacaggattcatactggagagaagccctacaaatgtaaagtgtgtggcaaaagttttaacaCAAACTCACTGCTTAATCAACACAACAggattcacactggagagaagccctacaaatgtaaagtgtgtggcaaaagttttagtCACAAAGCATCACTTATTGAGCACCAgcgaactcacactggagagaagccctacaaatgtaaagtgtgtggcaagagttttagtCACAAagcatcacttactcagcaccagcgaatccacactggagagaagccctacaaatgtaaagaatgtggcaaagtttTTAAGAGCATCTCATCCCGTAATTATCACAAAATGATTCACAccggagagaagccctacaaatgtagagaatgtggcaaagcttttaataccATCTCACATCTTAGTCGCCACAagaggattcatactggagagaatccctacaaatgtgaagaatgtggcaaaacttttAGGCAAAGATGtgcacttactcagcaccagagattccacactggagaaaagctctacaaatgtaaagaatgtggaaaagcgtTTAATAGCATCTCACATCTTGATCGTCACAAAagtattcatactggagagaagccctacaaatgtttAGAATGTGGCAACACTTTTAAAACTGTGTCACATCTTAGTTGCCACAAGAGGATTCATACTGTAGAGAAGCCccacaaatgtgaagaatgtggcaaagcttttaatagcatctcacGCCGTAATTATCACAAAAgcattcatactggagagaagccctacaaatgtgaaaaatgtggcAAAACTTTTAGGCAAAGATggtcacttactcagcaccagagaatccacactggagagaagccctacaaatgtaaagaatgtggaaaagcttttaagAGCATCTCACAGCTTAATTGTCACaaaaggattcatactggagagaagccctacaaatgtgaagaatgtggcaaaacctTTAGGCAAAGATggtcacttactcagcaccagagaatccacactggagaaaagccctacaaatgtaaagaatgtggaaaagcttttaagAGCATCTCACAGCTTAATTGTCACaaaaggattcatactggagagaagccctacaaatgtgaagaatgtggcaaaacttttAGGGAAAGATGgccacttactcagcaccagagaATCCActctggagaaaagccctacaaatgtaaagaatgtgcaaaagcttttaatagcatctcacaTCTTGATCGTCACaaaaggattcatactggagagaagccctacaaatgcagagaatgtggcaaagcttttaatactGTCTCACATCTTAGTCGCCACGAGAAGATTCATACTGGATAG
- the LOC144250563 gene encoding S-phase kinase-associated protein 1: protein MPSIKLQSSDGEIFEVDVEIAKQSVTIKTMLEDLGMDDEGDDDPVPLPNVNAAILKKVIQWCTHHKDDPPPPEDDENKEKRTDDIPVWDQEFLKVDQGTLFELILAANYLDIKGLLDVTCKTVANMIKGKTPEEIRKTFNIKNDFTEEEEAQVRKENQWCEEK from the exons ATGCCTTCAATTAAGTTGCAGAGTTCTGATGGGGAGATATTTGAAGTTGACGTAGAAATTGCCAAACAATCTGTGACAATCAAGACCATGTTGGAAG ATTTGGGAATGGATGATGAAGGAGATGATGACCCAGTTCCTCTACCAAATGTGAATGCAGCAATATTAAAAAAGGTCATTCAGTGGTGCACACACCACAAGGATGACCCCCCTCCTCCTGAGGATgatgagaacaaagaaaagcGAACAGATGATATCCCTGTTTGGGACCAAGAATTCCTGAAAGTTGACCAAGGAACACTTTTTGAACTTATTCTGGCTGCAAACTACTTAGACATCAAAGGTTTGCTTGATGTTACGTGCAAGACTGTTGCCAATATGATCAAGGGGAAAACTCCTGAGGAGATTCGCAAAACCTTCAATATCAAAAATGACTTTACTGAAGAGGAGGAAGCCCAGGTACGCAAAGAGAACCAGTGGTGTGAAGAGAAGTGA